CGGCTGGCGTTCGACGCGGGCACGCAGCACGCCGCCGCCGTCGGGGCGCTCGTGGCGGTCGGCGCCGCAGCCGTCTCGTTCGTGGCACTGCGCCGCGCGACGGCCTGACACCGCCCGGCTCCGGGCCCGCCGTCAGCGGTTCCCCGGTCAGCCGGGTGCCGCCAGCGCCCTGTCCAGGAAGCCGACGACGTGCTCGCGCCACCCGGCCGGGTCCGCCGCCAGGGCGCCCGTGTGCGGCGCGCCGTCGACCGTCCACACCTCGACCCGCTCCGGTGCCGTGGCCGCGAGCCGCCCGGCCACGGACTGCTCGTCCGGCTCGGTGCCCGCGGCGAGCAGCAGCACGGGTGTGCCGTCGGCGCGGCGCACGGACTCCGCCAGCGTCCGCGGCGGCGCGCCCGGCGTCAGCACGTCCACCAGACCGTAGGTGACCGCGTCGAGCACGCCCTGCGCCCGGCCGGCGAGGCCGTACTCGTCGGCGAGCCACGTCTTGTCCCCGCGGGTCCGGCCGGTCGCGCCCTCGGCGACCACCGCGCGGATCCGCGCGTCCTCGCCGGCGGCGCCGAGTGACTCCTCCCCGCCCATCGACAGGCCGACGACGCCGATGCGGCCGGGGTCGACGTCGGGCCGGTGCACCAGCAGGTCCACGGCGGCGCGGATGTCGAGCTCGCCGGACCACCCCAGGTCCATGCCCCGGCCTCCGCTGGCGCCGTGCCCGCGGGCGTCCGTCGCCAGCACGCCGTAGCCGGCGGCGTGCAGCGCCTGCGCGTGCGCGACGACGGCGGCGCTGGTCGACCCGGAGCCGTGCCGCAGGACGACCGCCGCGCCGCTGGTGGACGGCAGGTACCAGCCCGCCAGCACCACGCCGTCCGCCGCGGTCATCGTCACGGTCTCGGCCTCTCGCGGTGGGCGCTGCGCCGCCGGGTGGGGCGGGTGGGTGGCCGCGAGCGCCACGGCCAGGCACCCGGCCGCCGCGAGCAGCCCGACCAGCCACAGCGGGGCGGCCACCAGCGCCCACCGGCCCAGCGCGCGCCGCAGGGCGAGGACGCCCGTCACCAGGCAGGCGACGCCGGCGACCGCAGCGGTGGCCGTCAGCAGGACCGCCGCCACCCCGGCGTCGAGCCGCGGCACCCCCAGGCCGGCGGCCGCGGCGAGCAGCAGCCCGGCGCCGGCCGTCGCCGCGGTGAACGCCGGCAGCGGGCGCGCGGGCCGGGCGCGGGTCCTGGCGGGCGCCGGCGCGGGGCTCCGGTGCGCGGCGCCGACCGGACGTGGCTCGGTGGACACGGACCCCCCGTCGCGGTGCCGGGGCCGGCGTGCGGTGGCCGGCGCGGACGGGCGGGGTGGCGCGCGCCCGTCGCCGCCACCCTCCCGTGGCGGCACGCCGCCCGGCAGAGTCCTTCGTCCGTGCCCGAGAAGGCCGTCCGTGCCCTGACCCGCCGCGGGCCCCGCCCCTGCCGCGCTCCACCGGGCCAGGCCGGGCCCGT
This is a stretch of genomic DNA from Cellulomonas sp. ES6. It encodes these proteins:
- a CDS encoding alpha/beta hydrolase; translated protein: MSTEPRPVGAAHRSPAPAPARTRARPARPLPAFTAATAGAGLLLAAAAGLGVPRLDAGVAAVLLTATAAVAGVACLVTGVLALRRALGRWALVAAPLWLVGLLAAAGCLAVALAATHPPHPAAQRPPREAETVTMTAADGVVLAGWYLPSTSGAAVVLRHGSGSTSAAVVAHAQALHAAGYGVLATDARGHGASGGRGMDLGWSGELDIRAAVDLLVHRPDVDPGRIGVVGLSMGGEESLGAAGEDARIRAVVAEGATGRTRGDKTWLADEYGLAGRAQGVLDAVTYGLVDVLTPGAPPRTLAESVRRADGTPVLLLAAGTEPDEQSVAGRLAATAPERVEVWTVDGAPHTGALAADPAGWREHVVGFLDRALAAPG